A region of the Leeuwenhoekiella sp. MAR_2009_132 genome:
ATAAATCATATTTTAACATCATACTCTTTTGGAGGTGGTGCTTTAAATGATGTAGTCATACAATTTACAAACGACAGATTACCCTTTGGAGGCGTGGGTAAAAGCGGTATAGGAGCCTATCATGGGTATAAATCTTTTGAAACCTTTTCGCATAAAAAATCTATAGTAACCCGTGGTACCTGGTTAGATATACCGTTTCGGTATGCGCCGTATTTGGGCAAAACAAAATGGATCAAGAAATTAAATAACTGGCTTTAATTATTGACAATTTTGTTTTTTAGAGCATATAAGACAAGCCCTATTCTACTGCGCACTTCTAATTTTTTAAATAAAGTATCTCGGTAATTATCTATGGTTTTGGGACTTAAACACATATCACTCGCGATTTCTTTATAGGTTTTATCTGAGCAAGCCAATACCATAAACTCCAATTCACGCTCAGAAAAATTAACGTGATCTTCATCATTTTGCTTGTTAGAATATCCTTTTAACAGCGCTGTAGTCACATTATCTGTATAATAATGCCCCTTTTTCGCCACTTCAGTTAATGCATGATTTAAAGTATCTGGGTGTATGTCTTTTAGCAAATAACCTTTACTCCCAGCCTTTAACATTTTAATGATGGTTTCCTCATCATCATCCATAGATAAAGCGATGGTTTTGATATTTGGTTTATGTTCATTAAGCCAATTTATAGTTTCAAATCCATTCATAACCGGCATATTAATATCAAGTAATATGATATCAGGATCTTGTTTTGCCGTATCTAGTTTATTAATGAGGTCATTACCATTACGCGCCATAAAAGAAACGCTAAAACCTTCAAAACTATTTATCAACCCCTGAAGCGATTGGGCAAAAAGTATATGGTCATCTACAACTCCCACTACACAGTTATTCATAATTTAAGGAATATGATAGGTTAAATTTTCAATTTTAAAATTAAGCAAATAAAATGAATATTATTTTTTTAGGTACCTGATATTGAGAATCGTACCACTTCCTTTTTCTGAAAATAAATCAAAATGTGCGTTTAGTAAAGCTGCTCTGCTTTTCATATTTATTAATCCCGAACTGGTGTGCCCTTCTGCCAAATCAAAACCTACCCCGTTATCTGATGCCTGCACGTGTAACTCACTCGGTAAATATTTAAATATAAATTTTAGACTGTCTGCCTTAGCGTGTTTAATTACATTAGTTGTAAACTCCTGTATAATTCTAAAAAGAATTAAATTATCGTCTTGCGGTAAATCCCAGCATTCACCACTAACTTCGAGGCTGGTTTTAAGAATACCTAATTTTTCAAGGCGCGTAAGTTCGTTTTCGGTGCTCTTAATAATACCCAATTGGTTAATTACTTCTTTATTGAGACTACGTGAAAGTTCCCGAATCTCTTGTAATGATTTTGCGACCAAACTTTGTATTTCTGAAACGATTGCCGTCTCTTCTGGCTCCTGTTTTTTAAGTAATACATTAAGCTCAAGGTTCGCTACAGATAGTAATTGTCCTATATTATCGTGAAGTTCCCAACTAACATTTTTAAGTGTCATTTCTTGAATTTCAAGCTGGGTACGAGCAACTTCTTCAAGATATTGTAATTCGGCATTATTACGTTCTGTAATGAGTTTAATTTTTCGTTTTTGAAATAATGTAAATAGGATAATTACAAGAATAAACAGGGTAAGTAACACGGCAGAGCACACAATTATAAGTACTTCAAAGGACTCGCGAAATTGCTCTTGCTCAAAAACTTGCATTTGATTTACATTAAGTGACTCAATCGTAAAATGAAATAAATTTAGAAATAAAAAAGCCAGTAAAAATAAGTAAACAACTTCAAATGAGACATTTGAAGTAAAAATTCAATAAACCTATACTTAGGTGGTCTCAATATATTTTAATGGCCTTCTTTAGATATTGGGTGCTCTATAGCATTTCGGTCTGCACGTATAAAAGCAATAGAAAAACAACAATACTGTATACAATTAATTAGAAATAACATAACACTAAGTATTATAGGATTTTCTTTAGACAAAAAAAATAGTGCGATGTAAAATGGTAAATAGGTAATGCAGTACACCAGAATACCGAATGATACCCAGAAATAAGGCGATAAGGTTATATGCAGTACTACTTCACGATTTAGCAATTCTATAAAATAAAATGCCACGGTAATGATTAATAAAAAGGTTCCTAAGGCAAAAGAATAAGTCGCATTTATTAAAACCAATCCCTCGAGAACAGATACATCAACAATCCAAAAAAATACATAAACGATAAAAAATACTTTTACAATTTGCCTCCTGAGTTTAGAAATCAATAAATAATGGTACCAACCTAAGAAAAATGCGAAGTGTATGAGCACATAAATATTATACAAAAGAATATTAGGTATTTTAAAGAATTCATAAGATATGCCTGCTACAAATTCATTTAAAACCACATAAATTAAAAAATACAGGATATACTTAAACTGAAAATTTTTAAATTCTTTGTACTTCACAATACCTATAGCTACAGCTATAAGTTCTAGGTATTGCGAATAAGAGCCCAACTCATCCATACAAATTCTAGTTTAGTAATTTGATGCCGGTGGAGTTCTTGCGTGGCCCATATTGAGAGGAGCGATTTCTAAATCATCTCCACCTTGTATAGGTGCCAGATTTATTAAAATTGTTCCTTCTTTTGCCGAACTCGTTCCTGTGGGAACTATAAATAGCGTGCCTAAACCTGCTCGTTTTCTATCACCATAATTACTAGGGTATGCACCCTGATATATACGCAAACCCTGTACTGTCATACCTTTCTCATTAGCCTGAGATTTTGCATAAGCGATATAGGCTTCTATATCTTCTATAGACCACCAGCTCGATCTGCTTTCTTCCATCCCTAAAGCATTTTCAAGTACACGCTGTCGCGTTTCGGTATAGGTTTTATCAAGCAGTTTTGCCTCTTCAATTGAGATTACCCCGCTAGGCGGTTTTACCATACTCATTGAATTATCTGTGCAACTTGAATACATTGCTAATAAAAATGTAATTGGTAAACCTATTTTAAATAGCTGCTTTCTCATTATTTATAATTTTAATACCTACTTCTAAAGTATGTCTTTAAAAGCTCACATAAATAAAAAGAAAGCAAATAGGGGGAAATTCCCCCTTAAAATGAGGTCTTTATAGCAAAATTAGCTTGTGATAGAAATATCTTAAATATTATACAAGTATAATTTAAAATAATAAATATTTTTATGCTACGCTGAAGTTAACGTAAAGCGCACACCCATTCCCGGAGTTTTCTGTGAAAGTCTACATAAACCTATTTCCTGAATTTGTAGGACTCTGGGATAACCTCCTGTAACCTGACAATCTCGCATTAAAGCTATAAGGCTTCCTCCAGGAGTTAGTTGAATTGTTCCAGGCAGAACAGGACCCGTAAGTATGCCTTTTAAGGTATTTGGTAGGCGCTCTTTAAATGGAATTGCCATTCTGTTTCCCGCTGGAGTTAGGGTATAATCAATTGTAAATAAGCGCCCTTGTAGAGCTTGAGGAAGTAAATCAAATTCCGGTCCCTTATAAACCGGTATCTCCTTAGAAAAAAGCTGCTCGCTATCAACTACAACACGAGCACCAGCACTATCTTTTGAAGTTGCTGCAGATAATAGCAATAAATCATCTTTTTGCAAACGTGAGGTATTTGTAATCCCAGCATAAAAGCTACAACTTCCTAATACCTTCTTAGACTTGAAGCCTCCCCATACTGCTAAATACGCTCTAAAGCCTTTTTTAAGAGCCTTAAAACTTAATATTGCATTCTTTGACACATAATATGCTTTAGCATTAGAAATAGGCTTATTGTCAAGATAAACCTCAAACTCTGCTCCACAAATACAAATCTGTGTTGCCTCTTTAAAGTGAAGTTCGGGACCGGTCATCGTAATTTCTAAAACTGCCGCATTTTTAGAATTATTGAGCAATAAATTTGCCCGAGCTGCAGAAAGACTATCCATAACTCCACTTACGGGAACGCCATAATGTGAAAAGCCTCGCCTACCTAAATCTTGAATACTTGTATAAAATCCAGGTTTGATTACGCGTACTTCATTCATCGATCTCACATTTTAACTGAAAGTTTCCACTTCGTATTGCATCTTTTATGTGATGGTATTCCGGTTTTGAAATGGCATAAAACTGAATGCGATCACCAGCTTCAAAAATGCTTGGCTTTTCAGCTTCTACTTCGAATAAATTAATGGGTGAATTGCCTATAATTTGCCATCCTGCAGGGCTGCTATTCGGGTATATCCCGGTTTGATTTTCAGCTATACCAACAGCTCCTTTCATTACCGCTTTTCGAGGTTCATATTTTCGCGAGGTAGCGAGTCGGTTATCCATTCCACCCAGGTATAAAAAACCGGGTAAAAATCCCATAAAATAGAGTGTATAAATAGGTGCTGTATGCAACTGAATTACTTCGTTTACTGTTAACGATTTTAGAGCTGACAAAGCCTCCAGATCAAGGCCAAATTCGAGATCATAACATACCGGTATTTTGAATAAATTTCCTTTATAAACTTTAGACTCAACGCTGCTAAAATCAATAGTCTGAAGTGCTTTTAAATCATCATAGATATATTCTATTGAATTATTATAACTTACTAATAATGAATTATATGTATTATTTACATAAACCGTTGATTTAATTATGTTTTCAACCAAATAATCTTTTACACCCAGGAGCCAAAACAAGTTTTCAGGAGCTATCTTAAAATCCCATTGCAGCAGAATACTACACTCTCCAAATCTGTTTATTTTAGGTTTTAAATTCAAATTACGGTTTGTATTTTAATAGCATTCGTATTTAGTTCTTTGTTTAAAAGCTTTACGATTTCTACGGCTTTTGGTGTATCACCGTGCACGCAAATAGTATCAATCTTTGCGCTTATAAATTCGCCAGAAAACGTTCTTATTTTATGGTTTAAAACCATATTTAAAACGTGTTCTACAACATCGATTTTTGCTGTAATAATAGCATCATTTTTTGACCTCGAAACTAAACTTCCGTCGGGCTCATAATTACGATCTGCAAAAGCTTCATAAATCACTTTAATTCTTCCTTCTGCAACGCGACTCATCATAGAATTAAAAGGAGCAT
Encoded here:
- a CDS encoding response regulator transcription factor: MNNCVVGVVDDHILFAQSLQGLINSFEGFSVSFMARNGNDLINKLDTAKQDPDIILLDINMPVMNGFETINWLNEHKPNIKTIALSMDDDEETIIKMLKAGSKGYLLKDIHPDTLNHALTEVAKKGHYYTDNVTTALLKGYSNKQNDEDHVNFSERELEFMVLACSDKTYKEIASDMCLSPKTIDNYRDTLFKKLEVRSRIGLVLYALKNKIVNN
- a CDS encoding sensor histidine kinase → MQVFEQEQFRESFEVLIIVCSAVLLTLFILVIILFTLFQKRKIKLITERNNAELQYLEEVARTQLEIQEMTLKNVSWELHDNIGQLLSVANLELNVLLKKQEPEETAIVSEIQSLVAKSLQEIRELSRSLNKEVINQLGIIKSTENELTRLEKLGILKTSLEVSGECWDLPQDDNLILFRIIQEFTTNVIKHAKADSLKFIFKYLPSELHVQASDNGVGFDLAEGHTSSGLINMKSRAALLNAHFDLFSEKGSGTILNIRYLKK
- a CDS encoding biotin-dependent carboxyltransferase family protein, whose product is MNEVRVIKPGFYTSIQDLGRRGFSHYGVPVSGVMDSLSAARANLLLNNSKNAAVLEITMTGPELHFKEATQICICGAEFEVYLDNKPISNAKAYYVSKNAILSFKALKKGFRAYLAVWGGFKSKKVLGSCSFYAGITNTSRLQKDDLLLLSAATSKDSAGARVVVDSEQLFSKEIPVYKGPEFDLLPQALQGRLFTIDYTLTPAGNRMAIPFKERLPNTLKGILTGPVLPGTIQLTPGGSLIALMRDCQVTGGYPRVLQIQEIGLCRLSQKTPGMGVRFTLTSA
- the pxpB gene encoding 5-oxoprolinase subunit PxpB, which translates into the protein MNLKPKINRFGECSILLQWDFKIAPENLFWLLGVKDYLVENIIKSTVYVNNTYNSLLVSYNNSIEYIYDDLKALQTIDFSSVESKVYKGNLFKIPVCYDLEFGLDLEALSALKSLTVNEVIQLHTAPIYTLYFMGFLPGFLYLGGMDNRLATSRKYEPRKAVMKGAVGIAENQTGIYPNSSPAGWQIIGNSPINLFEVEAEKPSIFEAGDRIQFYAISKPEYHHIKDAIRSGNFQLKCEIDE